A genomic stretch from Candidatus Zixiibacteriota bacterium includes:
- the corA gene encoding magnesium/cobalt transporter CorA, giving the protein MVRYIKKISQKIGMMPGAVVYVGQEREEPPVIEVISYTPGEISEKSFNRAEDCFEYRDNDELSWINVSGVHDVEMVKKICDHYGIHALIQEDIVNTGLRPKFDYHDKTAFVSLKMLIANAEGIQSEQVSIAFGEGYVLSFQEKPGDVLDPVRERIRRLATRVRFMKSDYLAYAIIDCVVDNYYAILENVAERTEDLEDSLLENSTESDLVKIHELKSELLFLRKAVWPLREVAGELERGEIDLIDADHRIYFRDLYEHVLQVIDNISVYREMVAGVLDIYLSSVSNRMNQVMKVLTVIATIFIPLSFLAGVYGMNFDTASPFNMPELGFKYGYLFFWVLVFVVGAGLLILFRRKRWL; this is encoded by the coding sequence ATGGTCAGATATATTAAGAAGATTTCCCAGAAGATTGGAATGATGCCCGGTGCGGTGGTCTATGTGGGTCAAGAGCGTGAGGAACCGCCGGTCATTGAAGTCATCTCCTATACCCCTGGTGAGATTTCAGAAAAATCCTTCAACCGGGCAGAAGACTGTTTCGAGTATCGCGACAATGACGAATTGAGCTGGATCAACGTCAGCGGTGTCCATGATGTCGAAATGGTCAAAAAGATCTGTGATCACTATGGAATTCATGCGCTGATCCAGGAAGATATTGTCAACACCGGTCTCCGGCCAAAATTCGATTACCATGATAAAACTGCATTCGTGTCTTTAAAGATGTTGATTGCCAATGCTGAGGGGATACAGTCAGAACAGGTGAGTATAGCGTTTGGCGAGGGATATGTGCTGTCGTTTCAGGAGAAGCCGGGTGATGTGCTGGATCCTGTCAGGGAGAGGATACGAAGACTTGCAACCCGTGTGCGTTTTATGAAATCGGATTACCTGGCCTACGCTATAATAGACTGCGTAGTTGATAATTATTATGCGATTCTCGAGAATGTCGCTGAAAGAACCGAGGATCTCGAGGACAGCCTGCTGGAAAATAGTACTGAATCTGACCTGGTGAAGATTCATGAGCTCAAAAGCGAACTTCTTTTTTTGCGCAAAGCGGTCTGGCCGTTGCGGGAGGTCGCGGGTGAACTGGAGCGCGGGGAAATCGACCTGATCGATGCCGATCACCGGATCTATTTCCGTGACCTGTATGAACATGTTCTGCAGGTTATAGATAATATTAGCGTCTACCGGGAGATGGTAGCGGGAGTGTTGGATATATACCTTTCCAGCGTATCTAACAGAATGAACCAGGTCATGAAAGTGCTGACTGTGATCGCGACTATATTTATCCCGCTCAGTTTTCTGGCAGGCGTCTACGGAATGAATTTCGATACTGCCAGTCCGTTCAACATGCCTGAACTCGGCTTTAAGTATGGTTATTTGTTTTTCTGGGTTCTGGTCTTTGTTGTGGGCGCAGGTTTATTGATACTGTTTCGCCGCAAGAGATGGCTCTGA